TTTATGTTTGGTTTGTACTCTGAAAGGATAAAGTTAGAGTGTGCCTTGACTAATGGCATCCTATTTTGCTTTATATGCATATCTTCAACTATTAAGTtaacaaataaaaacagaatATACTTTTACATTAGGAAGTGTTCTATCTTATAAGTATTTTCTATTATGAGGTTGAGCTTAGATTCTTCCTCTGCACAGTACCTCCAAGTGTTTATGACATGGAACTATTTATATACTATTTTTTGTCTcattaacccgatagcagcggggatcatgtttcttaatggtccctctaagcaagaaaaatgagaaaaaatcatcactcacacaaaccatttcataatatataacaaagcatttgtgatcagtttatgtatcatctatttttgggggtttaaatcgtggcacaaatttggcccgtcgctgctgccgggtaaagaaataaaaatagaatatgcTTTTACATTAGGAAGTGTtctgttttataagtatttcctATTATAAGGTTGAGCTTAGATCCTTCCTCTGTGCAGTACCTCCATGTGCTTATGATACTGCACTACTTATACATTTTTTGCCTCATTAAATACACCAAGGAAAATAAATGattgaatggatgagtgagttAGTGTTTACATTACCTTGCTCTGAAAAAAAATAGAGTTAGCTCATAATCCAGGAGACAAAAAATGAACAAGGCTCAGTGAGAACATGAGTGAATGAATGCAtggtgagtgactgagtgagtgagtgaattaaTGAGTAAGTGAACAAAGTGGCAAGGGAGTGAATGAGAGCATGAGTCTTTTGTAGAGTGAGTGAACAAGAATAAgcaagaatgagtgagtgagtgaataagtgattGAGTGAGCAAGTGAGTAAATAAATGAAGAGTATGAAAATGagtgaggaagtgagtgagtgagtgagtgagtgagtgaacaaaatcaaggtgagtgagtgagtgtgagtgagtgaacaaAATcaagatgagtgagtgagtgtgagtgagtgaacaaAATCaaggtgagtgagtgcgtgtgtgagtgcatgAGTGCGTTCGTCACCTTGTTCTTGATGGTCTGGTCGGCCCCGGACTCCAGCATTATCTTGGtcagcttcctcctccccatGGCTGCCGCGATGTGCAGGGCTGTGTCGCCATTCTGAAACAAGGCACTCACACTTATTTGCCTGCTGCCTCATTTACCTTCATCACCtgtactgtttttatttttttcttcatccctctAACACTCCTTGCCCCTATCTCTCATgtcgcctctccttcccctcaaacatacactcacactcacttGTCTGCTGCCTCATTTAACTTCATCACCTgtactgtttttcttcctctctctaacactcctcctccccttcctctctcccataatCCTGCCTGtcgtctctccttcccctcaaacatgcacacacactcactcgtcTGCTGCCTCATTCACCCTTATCACCTCCCctgtcctgcctttcttcctctctctgatattcctcctcctttcctctctcccataaTCCTGCCGGTcacctctcctacttccttcctccctccctcctctcctcttgcatTGTTCCCCTGTCCTCAATATCatggccctggtagtagttttgcaaggcttccgtgCTTTGAATGGGATAagcactcatgacaacccgacgtaGCTCCTCCCTGGCCTTAAAATATAGTCGTAACATGAACCCGAGGCGATTGATAATATCAGTCTCATGCCGTGCTTGGTGCCTCACACACCTAAGTACCTACATACCTTTGCACCGAACGCACTAAATGACCGTTAGGATTCATGGACGGGCAGTCACAATTACCTGTCTGCTACCTGCTCCACCAATATCAAGCCTTCACACCTGGGATGCATACTTATCCCTTATCACTCCAGCGCCATAAAACTGTGAACTCAGACTGAACAAGGAATGACATGATTAACACATAAAAGTAGActtattaacaaaaaaaaaggaaagaaaaagaaaggatatgaCAGGTTAATGGCAAAACACTAACAAAATAATGGATGAGGGCTGATAATGAAGAAGTATATATGGCAGGAAAGAAATGATAGGACGCAGAAAACAGCAAacacagggagaggaggatagataagaagggatgtgtgtgtgtgtgtgtgtgtgtgtgtgtgtcacttgtggagaaggaagaagacgtggAGGAGACAGGGTCATATGGCACTTGTGGGGgaggcagtggaggaagagggacaggGTCATATGGCacttgtgggggggggggggaggaggaggaggaggaggaggaggagggaaaggatcaTATggcacttgaggaggaggagggggggagcagAGCCAGGGTGAGGTCACCTTGTTCATCTCGGCGACGTGGCTGCGGGCGGAGAGCAGGATGCGCGTGACCCCCGCGTGGCCGTAGCGCGCGGCGGTGTGCAGGGGCGTGTCGCCGTACTGGAAGGGATTATATCACGTCAGGACAGAAGACAGGTTATAATAATAATTAGCTGTTTCTGTTGCCTCAAGTGCACGAAACAGTGTGGGTTGCGTAAATAAGATCGTGTAGGCCTATACAAGACGATTACGATTTTAACGGCAAATTCATCAATAAGGCAGGCAAACCAAGGGCTTAGTAATATACTACATAGATAGAAGGTCAACAGCACACTGCTCCCACAATGTAAAATATAGAAGAGACCCCAAAATCAATTTATATTCTGAGGGAAAAAATGTTGAAAAGACTGGAATGTTTTAATTTAATTCTATGGTAGAAATcttggtatttttttccttcctcgtggTGGAGGAGCGTGACTCACGTTGTTCTTGATGTCCGGCCTGCAGCCCGCCAGCAGCAGCACGCGGCACGTCTGGTTGTGGCCGTTCTGGCAGGCCAGGTGCAGCGGCGCGAAGCCGCCCTTGTTCTTGATATAGACATTGGCCTTGGCGCGCACCAGCGCCTCCGCCGTGTGGCTGTAGCCCTTCCAGGCCGCCTCGTGTAGCGCCGTGTTCCCGTGCTgcacagggagaggaagggagaagataaggaaagatgaTTATATCTTGTTTTTAACACCCTCACCatcgcactactactactactactactactactactatactgctatGCAGCTATAggtctactactgctactatatatactgtcatgcctcaccaatctcttgtccttctacaatgaAATATTTGAGACGGTAGACAGAGattaaaattatgatgtaatttatcttgattttagtaaagcgtttgacaaagttcctcaccatcgACTGTTGCTTAATtgaattacaggctcacggagtattgggtaaagttttgaactgggtcaaagcgtggcttagcaataggaagcagagtccaaatcaatggtaaaagatctgactggggctgtgttacgattggggtcccacaaggttcggtattgggtccacttttgtttattatttatatcaatgacttagattaTCGAGtccaacgtccacatcgttgatgtaaataatgaacagcactgggccaagaaccgagccctgaggggcaCCACTACATTGAAACAGGCGCCCACTCTgggttaaatccgtcgatcaccatcTACCCTCTGCTGtctattgctcaaccaatttgcgaaCCATTGGTGTACTCGTACTTTACCGTCAATTtttggtgtggaactttatcaaacgctttctggaaatcaagagagAGAAGTTATCTATATGATCCTCCCTTATCATATGTCTGGCAGAGTGGTAGAATTTAAAGAGCGCCGTGCAGTCAACTGAGTAGGCTGCCCTTGCAACCAGGCTGAGGTACATGGTAAGTGaagtattaatctctctctctctctctctctctctctcacacacacggccGTGGTTACTAGTTAGCACACTCGCCTCATAAccgagaggtcccgggttcgattctcgggCGGTGAGAGGACGGATGTGCACTTGTGCAGTTTTCTTTTAATAGCAATAATgaacaaataaattaataatacTCTCAAGACCAACTCAATGACACACTTTCCTCTTCGCGGGAGGGCGTTAGGCAGCAGGGGAGGGAAGACGGGGGCGGGAAGGAGGAGTCAGTGGGCGTGACTACTCTTAAACAGGCgaatgaacaaaaaaaagtaaagcaatagAAGATAATTTATAGGCAACCAGGGAAGCTCATCGAAAACAAAACTAAGAGGAGCAAGGACCGGAGAGGAGAAAGTGCAAACAAgcggagtgaaagggaagaagtagagaaaacgAGAGGACAGACAGTAGCCACAGAAAGGAGGTGAGTGAGGACAGCAAGTGAGGGTAGAAGGCAACTCAGCGTAGAAGGGAGAGTCAAGGTTGTCTCCAGTTGCTTGGGAGAGCGCGGAGGAAGAGTCAGATGCTGGTGGCAAGGTTAACGTTAGGAGTGTGGTTCGAGTTGTCCTGTTAAAAGTCACCCACTGTAAGTAtgatgtagtggtagtagtagtagtagaagaattagtagtagtaagtaatagtagtagtaaggagaAGCAGTAGTAGTGGGAGTATAATACGCAGTAGAGGTTGTTATTTTTTCACAtcataggaggcagctcaagggcaaaaacacatacataaaaaagccagttgttgttattgttattatcattacgaGGCCTCCCTGTCCCCACCTCTGTACTCGCAATTGGCTATTTACGTCCCTGTTCTAAGTGTTTTGTTCTTTTTAACGATTCCTGTCAAGGAAATCATGTACAACCCTTTTCTCTCCTACGTTACATTTTTTATAACATTACAAGGCAATCCTAAggcctcttttcctccttgtcacaAAGGTTTCGTTCTAAACCATCAATAGAGGACGTACATGATCTTGGGCAGTCGCTCTAATATATGGCCCTTCCCTGTTCCACTCCTACAGATAAGTTTGCAGCCATGTCACAGGAGGATGCCCCAGGTGTGCTGCAGCCCGGCCAGGTGATCAGGCCCGTGATGGACGAGGAAAACGCAAAGACCTTGGCCCGCAAGCTCTTCGGCCTCACCGTCACCTCCATCAAGGAACTCAACAGCTACGACGACAAGAATTTCCATCTACAGgtaagtgttgtgtgtgtgtaccatgtgTTCATGTTTGATACCATGTTGCTGGGGCTTAATtaaatttccctttcttttagtgtgtgtgtgtgtgtgtgtgtgtgtgtgtgtgtgtgtgtgtgtgtgtgtgtgtgtgtgtgtgtgtgtgccatgtgTTCATGTGTGATACCATGTTGCTGGGGCTTAATtaaatttccctttcttttagtgtgtgtgtgtgtgtgtgtgtgtgtgtgtgtgtgtgtgtgtgtgtgtgtgtgtgtgtgtgtgtgtgtgtgtgtgtgttcatgtgtgatACCATGTTGCTGGGGCTTAATtaaatttccctttcttttagtgtgtgtgtgtgtgtgtgtgtgtgtgtgtgtgtgtgtgtgtgtgtgtgtgtgtgtgtgtgtgtgtgtgtgtgtgtgtgataccatGTTGCTGGGGCTTAAttaaatttcctttcttcttgtgtgtgtgtgtgtgtttttgtgtgtgtgtgtgtgtgtgtgtgtgtgtgtgtgtgtgtgttcatgtgtgatACCATGTTGCTGGGGCTTAATtaaatttccctttcttcttgtgtgtgtgtgtgtgtgtgtgtgtgtgtgtgtgtgtgtgtgtgtgtgtgtgtgtgtgtgtgttcatgtgtgatACCATGTTGCTGGGGCTTAATtaaatttccctttcttttgtgtgtgtgtgtgtgtgtgtgtgtgtgtgtgtgtgtgtgtgtgtgtgtgtgtgtgtgtgtgtgtgtgtgtgtgtgtgtgttcatgtgatACCATGTTGCTGGGGCTTAAttaaatttcctttctttttgtgtgtgtgtgtgtgtgtgtgtgtgtgtgtgtgtgtgtgtgtgtgtgtgtgtgtgtgtttttgtgtgataCTTTGTTGCTGTGGCTTTTTTATATTTccctttgtttttgtgtgtgtgtgtgtgtgtgtgtgtgtgtgtgtgtgtgtgtgtgtgtgtgtgtgtgtatatattgagTGTgattagaatatatatatatatatatatatatatatatatatatatgtatatatgtatatatgtatatatatatatatatatatatatatatatatatatatatatatatatatatatatatatatatatatatatatattaagttctcgttttctttcataacTCCGAGGTGGAGTCAGAAAGCAGCAACCCTCACATCCCAGAGGGGCACCCAGACGGCTACGTCTTGAAGGTGACCAATTCCTTGGACTCCAAAAATGCCGGGGTGATGGCTGCGCAGAACGAGATaatgctcttcctcctcgccaGAGGCATCAAGGTGCCCAAACCAGAGAAAAATGTGACCGGCTCTCATTTCATTTTATCAGAAATCACTGGTGACAAAGGTACGCACCTGACAGCGATATTGAAAGTACTTCATTGATTTGCTTCTCGCGATGTCTTCGTTGTAGGAATATTTTCATGAATGTATAAACGCCTCTCATCGAGCAGGCGTGTAAAATCTGTCTTTCGTGATAGTTGATATTACATTGTATATAACTATGATGGAAGGGTAATGACTAGTCAATTTTCAAGTAATTGCGTGGAAATAGAGAATGACACttgtttcctctccggccgtggTGAGAGTAGCAGGCGAGGAGGGGGAGAACCTCGTGAGGCTGCTGACCTTCCTTCCCGGCAAGATCCTCTCCCAGGTGCCTTACACCGCCCAGCTCTTCTTCGAGTTGGGAGCCCTCGTGGCGAGGGTGGACAACGAGCTCAGGGTAAGGTGGAGGCACGACCGATGCTGTCTGGGGGGCTCGGATCTGCTGTAGTCAGTTTCACTTTTTGCAGATTTCCTCTCCGGCGTCTGGATGGGTCTGTTCCCagtattgtaattttggatatgTTCGCCAATTCATGACCGCAATTCCACTTAGTAGACtaatatcaagaaaaaaatattgtcaaagtaatgaattatatatattttttatctccgTTTAGTTTTCCAGAGTATTTTTTCACATGACTTCATCAAAATGGTGTGTAGGAACTAGCGAACATACTCGAAattatatatttacttcaatCCCCATCAATCAATAGTCATCACCACCGAACTCTTCCTCAGGACTTCCACAACGAGGCCGTGAAGCAGCGCCGCTTAATCTGGTGCCTCGAGAGCGCTCCCGAGTTGTCCAAATTCCTGTTCGCCGTGAAGGACGAGGGGAGGAGGCGGCTGGTGGAGGAGGTGCTGGAGGCGTGGCAGACGACGGTTGTGCCACTCCTGCCCACCCTGGAGAGAGGTCAGTCACCTTACCGGCAATGACCTCTTAGAACTTTTTTCTAAATAAACGGTATGGACGCTGTCCTTTTAATTGTTTAAAGTCTTGAAAGTTATTTCATCTCTTTGAACAAGTTAAAAGTTATCAAGACATTCTAGCATCAGGCCTTTGTTTCCAGGCTTTATTCACGGAGACTGTAGTGACTACAACATCATTGTCAGTGACAATGATGAAGATCCTTCCGCCTACCACATTAGCCTCATAGACTTTGGCGACATCCAACATTCATGTTACGTCTTTGAACTGGCCATCATCATCATGTACCTAATGCTGGAGGTCAGGGTAATGCCCCCAGATGAGGCTGCAGGACATGCACTCGCTGGCTACCTCACACAAAGGGCTGTCACAGAGGATGAATGGAGCATCTTAAAGGTGAGTTGTATTTTCAAGTCTGATGTTTTGCAATATTGAAGATGACACTTGGATTAGATGGATCTCATAGCTCCCTGCAGTATGCAACTAGACTGTTACTTAGACTAATCAAAGACAACAGCACTACTCGTGTGAGATCAGTAATTACCGAGCGTGCTTAGTTTTGCTAGTAAAGATTCTTGTCTCCTTTGCAGGAGTGCATTGCTGTTCGCTTTGCCCAGAGCCTTGTGATGGGCGCCTACAGCTACATGCAGGACCCAGGTAATGAGTACCTGCAGATAACAGCAGTGCGAGGCTGGGAAGTGCTGGGCTCTTTGTGGCAGACACCCAAGGACCAACTCCTTGCCCAGTGGAAGAGCACTCTAAAGAGTTACCAATAGAAGGATACTTGTCAGCTAACTTCAGTCCAGGTTTCCACTCGGTGTTTGTCCTGGAGTGGCGCAGTGTATCAAAAGGGAGCCTCAAAAACATTAGTCTACTTTTCATCGTACATAATAACGGGGAAGGCAAATGCAGCAGTTGTGTTACCCAGGGTGCGCCGAGCGGATTGTTTTCACTACACAGAGGCAGGGGAGGTAAGACGGGCAGTGGTGGACGGTGGTAAGGGGAAGCCCTGACCCAGGAGTTAGCCGTTCTAGCTTTGGAGGGTCTCGCCTCAGGccaagagacagaaagaagacgACAGGTCCTGGGCACGGACGCCTTCCCCTTAGGGTGGCTGCTGGGAAGGGAGAGGACTCAGAGGAGCCGGTTTTCACCCTGCGGCGAATGGGGAAAGGAGCCGTAAGGCCTAACAGACCTCTCAATGTAGTAAGTTTACATAAGATTGCATTGTAAATGATCTGGTAGGATAAGGTGTCACATTTGTTATACTCGACTTGACTGTAATCAATTATCTTGAGCTGTATTGTTTAATACGTGATACATTCAGATGTATTGCTTATCTCTCGCAGGTTAACCGCATTAAAGCGCGTGAACGACAAGGTCATGTGTGATTATTCCTGCTTCAGTAGCATTGGCGACTCCGTTAACGACAGTACCGAGGCGAGGGGACGGCGTGGGTTGATAAAGTCTACTGATGTTGAAGAACTACTTTCGCGCCGCGGTGAACTCAGTTACGGAGTCTGCACAGTCAGGCGAACGAGTGACTAGTTACTAAAGTACTGAAGGCTATGCAGGCTATTAACTAATGTTGGTTATTTCTCGAATATGAATAGGATTAGGAAGTTATTGATTGCCATGACTACAGAACGCTAAAAATggttatgtgtgtatgtaattcaccacggcctgaccacGAGCTGAACTCGTGACTACCAGTGCCGCGACTCACCTGGTCATCCTGGTGGTCCACGTTAGCGTTGTGCTTGATGAGCTGCCGCACGATGTCTACGTGGCCCTCACAGGCGGCGCGCTGCAGGGCCGTGTAGCCGCACTGGAAGGGAACAGGCGGTCAGGCACGGGAGAGGCAGCGAGGGCAGGCAGGAACGGCACTCAAAATTGaaattgaaaacacacacacacacacacacaaaaacacacacacatggcgaGGGAAAATGCATAATACAGtgatacacatacaaaaaaataaaaataaaatgaaatgaaagcgaGTTCACACAAACGAAAAAAATACTAGGCTATTTAAGGAGGGACGAGACGCCACTCAACAATCTATTATTAATCAAGACACAAAAATACTTGATATCATGTGTAACCGAacaggcagaaggaggaggattaagagaagtaagtacaggaggaagaggagtaggaggaggattataAGACTATTTCAGTAGCTGTGCATGAGGCTACCAGGTTgagtgcatgtttttttttttttttttttttttttgaatcaGTCTGTCAGTAAGTGTGTatctgactgactgtgtgtgtgtgtgtgtgtgtgtgtgtgtgtgtgtgtgtgtgtgtgtgtgtgtgtgtgaggctacGCGGAAGCCACACCTAGATAACTTGCATGTTTCACCGTCACCAGCAGCGTTTAATATGCACGCCAACAAGTGATTCACGGATAACCTTCAGGAAGACGAACGCTAGCTGGAGTGAGGTGAGCTGCCGGGTAGTGGAGAGAACGGAGACGGGAGAAAAGTGTCGGGCAGGAAGTGAGAGGCGGGTAGCGAGGGGCAAGTAAGGGGTGATGGCAAGGAGTTAGACAGGAGTGAGAGGAGGCTAAAGGGAGAGTTCAGGGTTAAGGGTAGGCTGGCTGCTgttggtgagaagagagagagcgagagagagagagagagagagagagagagagagagagagagagagagagagagagagagagagagagagagagagagtgtatatacAGGGTAGACGATTCTCTGGCAGGGGACGAAAGCAGTATCTTCCTATAGCATACCGATTACAACCCTTGCTAccttgataatctctctctctctctctctctctctctctgccctaagCGTACATATATAAAACCTCCCGCCCAGTAATTATcaacgacgcacacacacacacacacacacacacacacgttcgtatCCTAATATATGAACgtgtgattgtctgtctgtctatttacgtGGAAGGTTGGGCacgacagctctctctctctctctctctctctctctctctctctctcggtatccaTCACACGCGCCTTGCAGTCAGATCCTCAAGTTAATTTTGATGCCAAGTTATTCTTTATCCCACGACCGCCTGCCAATTAGTCCTTATACAGAGCCTTTCATCGCGCGTCCTCGTTATCAGGGAGGGGgtaaaggggtgagagagagagagagagagagagagagagagagagagagagagagagagagagagagagagagagagagagagagagagagaaagtaaaaacaaTTAgttatatctataaaaaaaaagtgtagctaTACGTGTTTCTATTTGCATaccttttacatatttttttatccttcttctcctccctccccccacgccccccccccccccccacacacacaaacaacccactaacacacacacacacacacacacacacacacacacactccgatacACACACTAACAAAATCGGACCCCCAAGCCTTGGCAGCCCCCTTACCCGCCACCCGTGTGCTCCCCGGCGGCCCACATTCCCCGCGTAAAAACAAGGCGGTCTTATATCTCTCGGTGTCAGCGTTTAATGGGCCTGAAAGCATCTTATCTGCCCGCCTCGGGACGCGCTGCTTGAGACATTATAACCAGCCATTCTCTCACCGCCAGTCAGCAAGCCAAGCAGCCAGACAGCCAGCCCCCCGAGCAAGGCCAACGAACCagtcagagaaagagagagagagagagagaccagaccagccattcagccaaccaAAAGGCGAACAGAAAGACAACCAGAGAACCAacaagtcagtcagccattcagccagccagccaggaagACAAATAGCAAGATAACTACGTAGAAAATAAGCCAACCAGTCAATAAGCCAGTTGgtaagccagtcagccagccagtcagttagtcagccactcagtctcagtcagtcagccagccactcagcctcagtcagtcagccaaacagTCCACCAGTAAGTCAGGGAGCCAGTCAGTCCAGCGGGCACCTCAAGGACGCAACACGAGACTTTAATAGGCataaaaagcaatataaaacagtGGCAGACTTTGCAAGGAGACGATCACCACATCCTGCAAACCCGGCCACACctttataatgatgataatgattgtgatgatgctgataataataataacactaataataataataataataagaaaaaaaagagtagcaggataataatgataataataataataagaaaaaaaaagagaaacaggaggaagataaagatgatgaagaagaagaagataaagaagaaaatgaagaataagaagatgaagaagatgcagaagaagaaaaataataataagaagaaaaggaagaagaagaagaagaagaaggcaaaaatagatgataaaaatatgaaggaaacaaaataacTACAATAATAGCAAATAACTCTTACGAACGCTCGCGACCACCGCCCCGCACCTCGCCCGTGACTCACCAAGGGGCGTCAGCGAGCCTTTAAGCTGAGGCGTTGCTGGGGGTGGTGGCGCCGTCTGAAGGGTAGGTGGCTGAGGGAGCAATATCCATCTAAGctcccgcccccctcaccccctcaaccCCAAGCCGCTACAAGAGCCTCCTTACAACCTCAACCTcaactacctcctcttccttctctcaactcCTCTAGCTAAACCCAACAGCCCCCTCTCGTCCTTAACAGCCCTCCGACAGTGGTCTTCCATCATCTCCACAAGCCCATCATTTCAGAAGCCTCCACCGATATTCTAAGCCTTCTCCAGCCCTCCCAGTAGCTTCCACCGGTTCTCTCAGCCCCTTAACAGCCCTCCACTGCagccccttcctcctactccccctccttcccctcctccattagCCTTTTCCATCCGTAATCACTTAAGGAAATCGCGTGTATCAGTCTTGGTCGTCTCACACCCGCCTTTGGTAATCAATTTCACCGATACAACACTCACAGTAAGCCGAGAGCACTGTGCCGCAGCTGTCCCTCGTTCTCACCTTACTGGCTCATCTGTACCTGCCTCACGTCCCGGCCTCCCTGACTCAATGCCGccgggaagagaggaggagggagggaggcagggagagcgAGGCAAGaaatgtagataggtaggtaggtaagggaggaagagagaaccagAAAACAGTAGAAGAGGTGTAAAAGacattaggagagagagaaaagagggaatgggGATAAAAGAGGTGTAAGAAAACAGTAGAAGAGGGAGATATAGAGAAACAACATAtcatagaaggaaagagaggtgtaAAAGACatcaggaaagagagaaaagagggaatggagataaaagaggtGTAAGAAACAACAGtagaagtgatggaggaagaggcagggaggagataaaaaaaaaaaacattaggcaaagagagaaagagaaaaggcaaagaTGGAACGAAAGCAATTGCAAAAACagtagaagaggtagagaaagagaaacagaaagtataaaaaaaccCATCAGATTATACAGTAAAagcaaggcagggaggaagaaagagagggagagagagagagggagagagggaaagggagaacacAGTAGAATCTTCCGTCTCAAACCagtagaagagatagagaaagagggagggagaaagaaacagagccACAAGGTAAAATAAACAGCAGATTGAACAGAAGGAAggcatggaggagagagggagaaagggagggagagggagagggagaacacAGTAGAATCCTCCGTCTCAAACCagtagaagagatagagaaagagggagggagaaagaaacagagtcACAAGGTAAAATAAACAGCAGATTGAACAGAAGGAAggcatggaggagagaaagggagaaagggagggagagggagaacacAGTAGAATCTTCCAACattagaagagatagagaaagaagaagggagaaaaaaagagccaCAAAGTAGAATAAACAGCAGATTGAACAGAAGGAAggcatggaggagagagggagaaagggagggagaaggagagggagaacacaGTAGAATCCCTCGTCTCATGCACGTAGCCAGCCAGCCGAGGGAGAGGGCGGGAAGCAGAGGCGACGGGGAGTGAA
The window above is part of the Eriocheir sinensis breed Jianghai 21 chromosome 52, ASM2467909v1, whole genome shotgun sequence genome. Proteins encoded here:
- the LOC126983096 gene encoding hydroxylysine kinase-like — its product is MSQEDAPGVLQPGQVIRPVMDEENAKTLARKLFGLTVTSIKELNSYDDKNFHLQVESESSNPHIPEGHPDGYVLKVTNSLDSKNAGVMAAQNEIMLFLLARGIKVPKPEKNVTGSHFILSEITGDKAGEEGENLVRLLTFLPGKILSQVPYTAQLFFELGALVARVDNELRDFHNEAVKQRRLIWCLESAPELSKFLFAVKDEGRRRLVEEVLEAWQTTVVPLLPTLERGFIHGDCSDYNIIVSDNDEDPSAYHISLIDFGDIQHSCYVFELAIIIMYLMLEVRVMPPDEAAGHALAGYLTQRAVTEDEWSILKECIAVRFAQSLVMGAYSYMQDPGNEYLQITAVRGWEVLGSLWQTPKDQLLAQWKSTLKSYQ